The following are from one region of the Capsicum annuum cultivar UCD-10X-F1 chromosome 1, UCD10Xv1.1, whole genome shotgun sequence genome:
- the LOC124899306 gene encoding uncharacterized protein LOC124899306 — protein MEQEESLSRRGNFPTTDKRLLAIGIGLVAVISPLYIDSRKKASESQLEEQTINFFPYLPLLLLITLIMSISISHQLAWFSSYDHRLIAIGLTLVAILSPLYIDRRKLVDPELEEQSLGISSYLPLLMLFLIIAIAMSCYLDQSFTRFDPYWIHRVGGSSIGILILLLVLAFVLKFKAP, from the coding sequence ATGGAGCAGGAGGAATCTTTAAGCAGGAGAGGCAATTTTCCTACAACTGATAAGAGGCTTTTGGCCATAGGCATTGGACTTGTGGCTGTCATCTCTCCTCTATACATTGACAGTAGAAAAAAAGCTAGTGAATCCCAGCTTGAAGAACAAACCATAAACTTCTTTCCCTATCTTCCACTGCTCTTGTTGATCACCCTCATCATGAGCATAAGTATTTCTCATCAACTGGCCTGGTTCTCATCGTATGATCACAGGCTTATAGCTATAGGTCTTACGCTTGTTGCCATACTCTCACCTCTGTACATCGACAGGAGAAAGTTAGTCGATCCAGAGCTTGAAGAGCAATCACTTGGTATCTCTTCTTACTTGCCATTGCTCATGTTGTTTCTCATCATAGCCATTGCTATGTCATGCTACTTGGACCAGAGCTTTACCAGGTTCGACCCTTATTGGATTCACAGGGTTGGTGGTTCTTCCATTGGGATTCTCATTCTTCTCCTTGTTCTTGCATTTGTTTTGAAGTTTAAAGCT
- the LOC107863723 gene encoding ylmG homolog protein 2, chloroplastic has product MVAQSSSLSLEEKQKSVVSNCIISLPLFSTPTPSSFIHKAKSNVELQLASSNAFLHHLRHKCLNFLHSFVHPHFNKILLSFPSHFRNFYQVQCRPYQNLGNLSHHNFAAVLPGDSVPGIVVANGVINFLNIYNSLLVVRLVLTWFPNAPPAIVSPLSTLCDPYLNIFRGIIPPLGGTLDLSPILAFLVLNAFTSTASALPAELPSTTVRASSDTSPRPPLFHLTTSQKKWMRRLAGNKAKTADGES; this is encoded by the exons ATGGTTGCTCAATCTTCATCTTTATCATTAGAAGAGAAGCAAAAAAGTGTTGTATCAAACTGTATAATTTCACTACCCTTGTTCTCAACTCCAACTCCGTCGTCATTTATTCATAAAGCAAAATCAAATGTAGAGTTACAGTTGGCATCTTCAAATGCCTTCCTTCATCATCTTCGCCACAAATGCCTCAACTTCCTGCATTCCTTTGTTCATCCCCATTTCAACAAAATACTCCTCTCTTTTCCTTCTCATTTCCGGAATTTCTATCAG GTACAGTGCAGACCTTACCAGAACTTAGGTAATCTGTCCCATCACAATTTTGCAGCTGTCTTGCCTGGCGACTCAGTTCCAGGAATTGTTGTTGCAAATGGAGTTATAAATTTCTTGAACATCTACAATTCATTACTGGTTGTCAGGCTTGTTTTAACCTGGTTCCCAAATGCTCCTCCTGCCATTGTCAGTCCCCTCAG CACTCTATGTGACCCGTACTTGAACATATTCCGTGGGATTATTCCACCACTTGGAGGGACTCTGGATCTTTCGCCCATATTGGCATTTCTTGTTTTGAATGCCTTCACCAGCACTGCATCTGCACTTCCTGCTGAACTTCCGTCCACAACTGTGAGAGCATCATCAGATACTTCACCTCGTCCACCATTATTTCATCTTACTACATCGCAGAAAAAATGGATGAGGAGACTTGCTGGAAACAAGGCAAAGACTGCTGATGGTGAAAGTTGA